ATTTTCCTGACCAAGTGAGTACTTGTTTCTGTTGCACTTCTTTCCCTTATGGAAGCTTCTACTGTCCCTTTTTGTAATATACCTTTTTCTTGTAGCATTTCAATTGACATAGACAAAATTGACAGTTTTCTCCCTTCAACAACGATATTAACTACAGACAACCTGAAACTAGAGCTATTATGAATTGGGTAAAACAAGAACACTTCACGGCCTCTGCTAGTTTGCATGGGGTAACTTTTTTCACCTACCGCAGTTATCTTATATGCTTATCTTGTTGAAACAAGGTCCTATAATTTCCTCTGATTTGAATTTTCAGGGTGCTCTTGTTGCCAATTATCCATGGGATGGAACTAGAGATAAAAAGTGATTCCTTCTACTTACATTAAGTTTCAAGTATCTCAACTAATAGTGTTGCTTTTATTTCTCTAAATATTTCAAAGACCAGCAAATCTGACAAGCTTTTGATCAAGCATTGCCAAAACAGTGTGGTAGTGTATGCCTCAGAGCAGAGGATGTACAATCAAGTGTTTGCCTCCTTTTAACGCTgttactctattttttttttaatgttttgtgatgatttatttAAAGTCTGGATCGCATGTGGGCGCCTTCATCTGTTCTAGTGtatcttttttctttataaGGACTGCCAAGTGTCAGGACAGATTAGCTGCATGGCTGATTTAGTCTTACAAGCAGCTGATTAACACATTGTCATGTATGAAGTGAACCATTAATGTAGAAGTTTGATTCTGTGTAGTCACAAATTACCGGATTTACATGTCATGCAATGCAATGATGAATGACTTGCATGTTGCCTGATATTTTGTTAAGAATGAAAGCTAATTGCACTTTCCACGTGCCATTTGgttgtgctctctctctctctctctctctctctctctctctctctctctctctctccacacacacacacacaagagagagagagagagaagcccAGCAATAACTAGCGATGTGATGATATGCCCATTTCCTGAATAATCTGTAGTTGCTTTCTTTGTTTTTGGTGTTTCACCTCTAATCTTTAGGGCCACAATGTTACTTGCTTGGCTTGACACTTTTAACATTCTCAACAATACAGCAAATATTATTATGGATGTCCTGATGATAAGACATTCCAGTACATGGCATCAGTGTATAGTCAGTCACACTACAACATGTCTTTGAGCAAAGAATTTGAAGGAGGGATTACGAATGGAGCATTCTGGTAAATAAACAATAGCATTGTGTTCATACTTCACACTCCATATCAAACTTTCTTTATCCAGTTATGTATGAATGGGCGTTTCATGAACCAACATAGCAATCTTGTTTATGATGTAGGTATCCAATATATGGCGGCATGCAAGACTGGAACTATATACATGGAAGCTGCTTTGAGTTAACGCTGGAGATTAGTGACACAAAGTGGCCAAAAGCAGCTGAGGTACCTTTGCATCTAGTTATCTATggttctgctgctgctgttgcggACCatttgataattattttttgttttgttgtttatTGTAACATTTTGACAGCTACCTGTCATCTGGGAACACAATAGGATGAGTATGCTTAATCTTGTTGCAAGCCTAATAAAGGTAAGATGTTTCCACAGTAATCAATTTTGTCTCTTTATGCACTGCAAAGGGTAACTCTTGCACTACTTAAAATGAAATGGTTTTAGTTGGTTAGTGGGTTGAGGCACATGGCTAGCCGTTCAGGTTTATACCAGGGTCTGGATCATGTACTGGCAACTGATTCATAGTAATGCTTGTAACTACCCATTAATTACCTATAATTGAAAATCCTGGGCACGCCAAATTTTCAAAAAGCAGGCTGCTTTAGGGTAGCACATTTTTGCTAGTTGCTATGAGTTCTGAACAAGTTCAAGCCATTTTTGTCGGAATTTCTTGTTGCTTTCGCTGTCACCACAATGGCATGAACActtggaagcttatcctttttTCCTTCCAACAAACCCTTCACTGTTGGCGATGCATTACTGTATATTCACTTAGGATAACATTGGTTTAATCACTATCATCTCTGGCTCTGATCACTATATTTTTGGGGTTCTGTATCCAAAGAGCTTCCCGATTGTCAAGTGTATTTAGTCAGGATTCCGATTCGTGGTATGGATTTCCTCTTATTTGGTAAAAACAGCGTTTACCAAGTGATGTTGCAGTTATTCCGATTCCTATTGTTTGTCTGCAATATAGGATACCCTTATCATTGTCTTTAAACAAAAAAGGGAATTTGAGTTTGGAATGGCGGCAATGGTTTAAATCGCAATTCTAGCACCATCGCGGTTTTGCGGGATATAGCGGACATCGGAAGCTATCGTGGAAGCTATGCTGCATCGTGGTTATActaaaaatatctatttttataattttctatacCCTGCAAAATACCACAATAATAGCTGCCATAAACATATCCTGGTATTTGAATCCTTGAATGGTGGAATTCATTGAGTTGTGCCGGGTTGATGTTCTTGTTATATGTATGATCATTCTTAACCAAATGGTGTGCTCCCCACGGAATAGCACTTATCCGCATGATGAAAGTTACTCCTGTCTCCTTTTGGTTTACTCCTTTTTGCTGTTCTATATGTAAGAGCTACCAGAGTTTATCAGTCTGCCCCACCATATTGACTCTAGTTTTAGTCAGGAATTCACGGAAGGATATTTGCAGCAGATACTGGCAGGCCTATATCTGGCTCAGTGATGATAAAGGGGATTGATTCCAAGGTTAGTTTATTTTGTAGCATTTATACTGTTACTTTGGAATGGATGAACTGATAATTGAGTTGAGAGAAATTATAAAGTTTTCACTTTTCAAGCTTACCATTTAAGAGATTGTAATCCTTGACTTTCTTGGTTTCCAGGTGAGAGCTAGCAGGACTTATGGAGATTACCATCGAATGCTTGCGCCTGGTGAGAAATATGAAGGTCAGTTTGCCtttaattgttttttttatcattggcAACATCAGTATTTATGGACATGATCAGATTGCCTGCAATTGTAGAACATGGATGGGGGATTGTAAGACTGGCATGTCTCTTCACTTGACATGTTTTTATTCTTACTTTTCAATCTTCTTCAGTTTTTGTATTCTTAATCCCTGGCGAGTGGACACAACAAAATTTATGATTAGCATCAACAATAGAAGTTTAGCCACCAGCATGAAAACATCCGTCCCCAATGATTGCCCTTGTTAGCTAGTAAGACAAGGTGATCCATTTAATAGACGGCTGAAACCTATTGTCTGAAAATTGTAAAGTTGACCCTTCGCTGTCCCTCTACGTTTTATCGTATCATAAGATATTTCTGTTTGTGTTCCTAGCAGTTGTGGCATCAATGGAAGGCTTCCGACCAAAATCTACACGTATTGTGCTGGAGCAGGAAGCCGTGAACTTGGATTTCATCTTGGACCCAATCGAACCTGATGGGCAGATGAAGCTGACTCGTAATGACTGTGGCTGCCCTTGCGACAATGACAAGCTGTTCCACGTTCAAGAAGCTCACCTCTGGTTGTATATTCTTGTTTTGTTCGTTCTCCTGATCCTTTATTTGCTCTTCAAGAGAAAAACTGCATCTAGGTTGCTGACATATAGATACTCGCCCAGGCGGCCTATTGCTGTATAGGAGGAATTTTGTTGCCTAGTTCAGTTTTGTAACTCACGGGCTCCCACCAAAACGGTATGTTGTTGTACAAGTTAAAGGATAGCCAATGTACCATGGAAGTTTTGCATCGATGGAAAGTTTTGCATCATGGAAGAATAGCACGAATATGGTATACCGTGTGGGAGCATATAGTGCCCGGCTTAGATTTCTTTTTTCGCGGATATAGCCGTTTACCTTGGTGATGATGCTGCAGCCTCTAGGAAGCCGCTGGTTCATTgaccttgtgcttcaaccaaagTACAACTACCAGGTAGCTCCTACCTGTTGGCAAGACAATGCGCCATCGTGAGCAAATGCACTTCAACTCCCACTCTGTCACGCAATTTTAGGAGCAACCTAGTCAAACATGTTCATGCCTAATATGGTGCCAATTACAGAAGCATTTGGTCCTTATGTCCTAGGATCTGTAAAGGTTGTAGCATGGATGAAAGCGCATAtaatctattatattagtaaCTAGCCAATAAAAGAAGCATCCTCTTTCCTCTCAAGGTCTaaaaattatcacgttaatcagagaaaaaaaaacaaaatgtctatatacatatttataaattaCCTACCACtgtcactaaaaaattaaacCCAAAATACTCATGTACCTACTTCTTTATTACCCACATTTGTCATTATAAAAAACAAAGCTACATACCAGCAAAAAAACAACATAATTTGATTAATGCATAAGTTCATTGCATGTAGTTCTGCCTAAGTGGGCTTGACGGACTGGCCCGACATGGGTAATAAGTctgtatacaagaggatgatcgATCTGAATAGGTCATCTGAATAGTCTATTCAGATCGTAGAAAAAAAACAAGCGTccactcaaagaaaaaaaaatataacatgtTCTTTCTCCCTCCCGGATGATGTAGAAGGTTTGGCAATTCCAGGATGTCACGAAGCTAGTAGTGTTAAAATGGTAGATGAGCTCAAATTATATCTAATGGAGGTGACCGAGGCATAtgcaacaaaaaagagaagCTCATCGACCCCTATGGCCACCAACATTGATGGACATCAAGGTCACGACGTCAACCAGGCGACAGAGCAAGACATAACCCGCAGATCGTTGATGGTGGAATCGCAACTTCTGGCGGTGATAAGGAACGCTGATGAAGCATCTATCTATAGAGCAAGACACGAGACTGAAACGGTACAGGAGGATATGTGTTCCATTGCAATAAGTTTGAACAGTGTAGCTCAAGGCTGCGTCTTGGGAAGGCGACAAAGAAAAGCGTAGTCCACATTCCACGCAGATGATGGAACATGACCTCCCAACCTAAGCAAAAGTTATTTGAGTGGACTAGCAACAAACAAGAATAAATGCCTACGGCACAGACTCTACGTGAAAAAGAGTAGAGAAATGATGATGATAAGCGTTTTGATTTCTATCGAAAGGAAGGGAAACTGCCTGAAACGATGAAAATGTTGTTATGGTAGCTCCATGTTCGAATTGTGTGTATTGAGGAGCAAGCATAGTAGTGACAGAAAGAAGAGCGCCGTTAAGGTAAAACACAAATTAATAATAAAGCTAAGATGATGGAAAGATACATATACAGTTGAACTCTTGATACTAGCCGTGCAATTATACAGACTTAGTTAACAATATATAATTAATTTCTAAAGTTGAACAAGAAAGTCTTAAATCTTCATTACCTAGAGATATTTATGTGTTACACTCGATCAACGAGTTCATGTATCATTGTATCCCTTATGATTGTGCGTTGAATCTGGGGTTGTACCATCCTTTTGTCATTTCCTTATCACTCCCTCCTTTCTCATATTCCCCGGTCAGCTCTAGCCGCAATGTCAAAGCTAGAGTAAAATAGAAGGGTGCAGTACTTTATTAGCTTCACCTGTTAGCTGGCTGCTGGGTTTACCATCTTGAACAGCTGAACCTGTAGGTGCATGATTTTAAGGCATAGAATGTATGTATGgtgaaaataaaatagaaataattgaattttttattttgctgtgaaTGCATCTGCACCTATATGGACCAACATGGCTTCGCCCCTGTCTAGCCGGAAACGACGCCAATTCTCTCTGGCAACAGAAGCGACCGGATCACTGGTCACAACACTACAGCTACTACCCCACAGGCCACAGCGATTTATTCTCCGATCGCAAGGAAAGCATCACATACCAATAAAAGTTGGCAACGACAACTGCACGCCTTAGTTGCTAGCTGCAACAAAAACATCTACAGTTTTAGCTAAGCACAAACAGCAATCGATCGTGCATGTATTGTCTCACCTTTGGTCCCGGAGGCCGGAGATCCGAAAACGGTTATGTCTACTCATCCATCTCTTCTAAATTGCAGCGAGGCACAGATGCATTAGCTGACGGGCTAGATAAGTGtaagaaaattatatgagattTAGTCTTACAGAAAGATTCACTCTTATGTATGTTACAGGTTACCTTATTTACTCCCAATTACATATAACTACCGTTGAATCAGAGAAAGTATAGATCAGAGTCTCataaaaatcttataaaattttcttcctaACATATAATTTATGCACTCAGGAGGCAGACACGTCACAAAGCTAGCCTAGCCAGGACCCCTGGAAATTGCAATGTTTAACTAGCATTGGTAACCAGTCAGATGCTAATCGAGCTTCTTTCATCTCGACATAAAGCTTCCTTCGTTAAAAAAAAACGCTAATCGAGCACTAGTAGACCGAGTGATCCCGTCACGCATGCGTTAATAGTAAGAGAAACCAACGGCCATTAGCACTTACGAGaggtaaaaagagagagagagagcagcagtAGCTCACACTAGTTCTTAACCTGGCCTCAAGCTAGGCCATAGCCTTTTTCTTGGCACAACCCACAACACATGCAATGACGGTCAGAACAAGAGGCCGGCGAAGCTTTAGGTATAGTTGTAGCTTAGGTTGAGTGGGTGGCTCGTAGAATGAATGGTGAGACCAAAGCAAAGCAAAGGTAAAGGAAGGGAGGAAGAAACGGACGGGAAAGAGGAGGAGGGGCCGGTCAATCGGACGATGACGATGCAGTGTCGGAGAAGTGGGGGATTATGCCTCGAATATCCTCTCCCCTCGGCGGCTTGCCCCAACGGCAATGGCAACGCCAACGGTAAAGGCGTGACCGGAAcgagaaggaagaaaagataGGCGCGTGATGTAGCCATGCATGCGGGTATCTGATGACCGATTTGTGCAGTGCAGGCAGGGCATttcgctttttttttttttttttttttgattcctCAGATCTAGGGCATTTCGCTTTGGTCCACAAGAAGCAGGTCTCGGCGTTCAATATAATGTCGGGGCAAATCAAAGACGTGCGGTTCCGGTAGTAGATGGGGCTAGTGTCTAGCAGTACCTTGGATCACATGAGCACATAGTATATGACTGATGCTAGTTTACCTCTGCTTGTTCACAATCGTGGTAACTAAAGATCGATCACAATGTTGTAGCCCGGTCGGTACGGTCTGAACTGAAACGAGGCCTTGTTTAGGTTGGAGAACGGGTTGTcgagtttaaaaataaaaaatttctaccgtatttactaaaaaaaatcatatcaatagggatcatagatcgttaccacttgataCGTAGTATagcgaaaaaaaaaagttagagtagaccgatctaacgtcgtgcgcgtcaaacttcTTGAACAGCTTCTCAATCAGATCCGTGACTAGCTCCACACAGGtagtcacgctcctcgaccagctccgagtagGTAGTCATGCTTCTCGACTAGTTCCTCGAGCAGGTCTATCGCGTACTCGATCAGCTCTGAGTGGTTGCGTCGTGCTCCACGACCAGGtgagcaggtatgtcgaccagcCGAGTAGGTCCTCGACCAGCCGGACAGAAACATCACAATCTTCACACCGAGGAGATCAGTGTCGCAATAGCAGTAGcgtctctacggtatccacatgtactgggcAGGATaaccgagcgccgatgtgctagcaccgcacacgTAGCTAGGTTtttaggagatcgtgtggagggttGCGGTTAAGGTTTCAGAGTAGCTCATCTCTCCATGccccaccccacgcctctccttgtatagagctcgctaatgggctcccacgttggaaacCCTTTAgaactctaacacctcatggatcacaatccaatcaaactcatatatgaatccaatttgtatattttgttccaaaccattaagtgtgtgacctgttaggttcatgtacaaatagcTATGACTTAAAAACcttttccaaaccaaaattaatagcggtccctagcaagacatgttgactcccgagtatataCAATGATCATATTTGCTggaccttgatatacacatgcactgatccctttgcctcacaatattagtcaagctcaaggcgagatacgtgctatccttgtgatagctcgaccattcactcgataaAGTAGTAGatttatcatgattaactctttaattatattggtATGAgaatgcactttctcaatctaactacctcaaggggcctagagatatctctcctgttatcaaggagggacaaatttcatcttgatcactcacaccccacaacatgtttcatgaaaaatctgaaaactacctttatgactacccagttacagaatagtgtttgacagcctcaaagtatgccactataCATTTTGAGAATTAATGATGATATTAGGTTTAAGAATCCTACAGGTACATCATCTGAGGTAACAACTGATagtacatcataaataataatcctagaaatatctcaaggtggatccatccaatatcatgttctccaacataaatatccacattaatgacctggtatctctatacctatgatccataaaacgtgatcatcaatcaatatatttgttcgtcttatgaatcatcacaatgatacgtGACCATAGAccaatttagaataacatcatgatacaaacaaaagAGTTTCACGAATAAAtcacatacttaccaatcaatgtaaatgatagtcattcttgaaatATGTCACATCCTAAGGCGTTAATTTGAAAGTGCATAAATTAATGACagtacctatggactaacaatggtatTGAGTTttttagtaggttgttccatatgtgatacatggatgagagatatgcatcaagatgaatgagctcttagtaatgctcaaataaattaatgacaatacctatgtactaacaattatattgagaattattattaggttattacataggagatgcataaataatGAAGCATGAATTCGTTGAGAATTGCCAtaagttcaaagaattgcatcaaagtcattgagatctcAATGATGCTCACAAGAggaaaaaaactcataaaaatTGGTGATAAgtgtgaatgctaagttacttgtggagatcaagtaactaaaggtatgccattgttaatagagttttatggactaacacatGTACTTTCTACTTGAGAGCGAGTTGGGGtcaggatccataagaagatataagttgaattgaaattatatatgccaagagtgaagaacgagagtggactccatatatatgatgaagtgaattccttgaagatgtcgaat
The sequence above is drawn from the Phragmites australis chromosome 10, lpPhrAust1.1, whole genome shotgun sequence genome and encodes:
- the LOC133930876 gene encoding carboxypeptidase SOL1 isoform X3, with protein sequence MVYGYMTNPELEVAVHAFGSRCPNISRIYSIGKSVNNFPLWVIEISDKPRQKEAEPAFKFIGNVHGDEPVGREVLMHFANWLCDNYLKDPLATLIVENMHLHILPTMNPDGFALRWRGNANNVDLNRDFPDQFSPFNNDINYRQPETRAIMNWVKQEHFTASASLHGGALVANYPWDGTRDKNKYYYGCPDDKTFQYMASVYSQSHYNMSLSKEFEGGITNGAFWYPIYGGMQDWNYIHGSCFELTLEISDTKWPKAAELPVIWEHNRMSMLNLVASLIKSGIHGRIFAADTGRPISGSVMIKGIDSKVRASRTYGDYHRMLAPGEKYEAVVASMEGFRPKSTRIVLEQEAVNLDFILDPIEPDGQMKLTRNDCGCPCDNDKLFHVQEAHLWLYILVLFVLLILYLLFKRKTASRLLTYRYSPRRPIAV
- the LOC133930876 gene encoding carboxypeptidase SOL1 isoform X1, whose product is MAILSFHFLLLLLLLGAFSSLPTQAAARGGHDPSGYVGNHGSFSRNLLEDKPRITEEMVYGYMTNPELEVAVHAFGSRCPNISRIYSIGKSVNNFPLWVIEISDKPRQKEAEPAFKFIGNVHGDEPVGREVLMHFANWLCDNYLKDPLATLIVENMHLHILPTMNPDGFALRWRGNANNVDLNRDFPDQFSPFNNDINYRQPETRAIMNWVKQEHFTASASLHGGALVANYPWDGTRDKNKYYYGCPDDKTFQYMASVYSQSHYNMSLSKEFEGGITNGAFWYPIYGGMQDWNYIHGSCFELTLEISDTKWPKAAELPVIWEHNRMSMLNLVASLIKSGIHGRIFAADTGRPISGSVMIKGIDSKVRASRTYGDYHRMLAPGEKYEAVVASMEGFRPKSTRIVLEQEAVNLDFILDPIEPDGQMKLTRNDCGCPCDNDKLFHVQEAHLWLYILVLFVLLILYLLFKRKTASRLLTYRYSPRRPIAV
- the LOC133930876 gene encoding carboxypeptidase SOL1 isoform X2 is translated as MAILSFHFLLLLLLLGAFSSLPTQAAARGGHDPSGYVGNHGSFSRNLLEDKPRITEEMVYGYMTNPELEVAVHAFGSRCPNISRIYSIGKSVNNFPLWVIEISDKPRQKEAEPAFKFIGNVHGDEPVGREVLMHFANWLCDNYLKDPLATLIVENMHLHILPTMNPDGFALRWRGNANNVDLNRDFPDQFSPFNNDINYRQPETRAIMNWVKQEHFTASASLHGGALVANYPWDGTRDKNKYYYGCPDDKTFQYMASVYSQSHYNMSLSKEFEGGITNGAFWYPIYGGMQDWNYIHGSCFELTLEISDTKWPKAAELPVIWEHNRMSMLNLVASLIKSGIHGRIFAADTGRPISGSVMIKGIDSKVRASRTYGDYHRMLAPGEKYEVVASMEGFRPKSTRIVLEQEAVNLDFILDPIEPDGQMKLTRNDCGCPCDNDKLFHVQEAHLWLYILVLFVLLILYLLFKRKTASRLLTYRYSPRRPIAV